From the Methanoculleus caldifontis genome, the window TGCCCTTGTCGCAAGAACACGGGAGTGAGCAGAGATGAGAGGTGCATCATGATCGGCATAGTACTCGGCACGCGGCCGGAGATCATCAAGATGTCTCCCGTCATCAGGGAGTGCGAGCGCAGGGGTATCGACTATTTCATCCTTCATTCCGGGCAGCATTACTCCTACGAGATGGACCGGGTCTTCTTTGAGGAACTCGATCTCCCGGAACCGAACTACAGCCTCGACGTGGGCTCCGGCACGCACGCCGCCCAGACCGCGACGATCATGACCGGCGTCGAAGATGTTCTCGTCAAGGAGTCCCCGGAGATCGTCCTCGTCCAGGGGGACACGAACACCGTCATGGCCGCGGCCGTCGCGGCATCGAAACTTCAGATACGGGTAGGACACATCGAGGCGGGCCTCCGGAGTTTCAACCGCCGGATGCCGGAGGAGATCAACCGCGTGCTCACCGACCACATCTCCGACTACCTCTTCGCCCCGACGGAGACCGCCCGGGGAAACCTTCTCGCCGAGGGAATCCCGGAGAGGAAGATCTGCGTGACCGGCAACACCGTCGTCGACGCGGTCTACCAGAACCTCGACATATCGAGGAGGAAGGTCGACGTCCTCAGGGACCTCGACCTCGCGCCCCGCGAGTACTTCCTCGTCACCGCCCACCGCCAGGAGAACGTGGATAACCGCGCCAGGCTCAAGGAGATCCTCAAAGGGCTCGATAGGGTGCAGAAGGAGTTCTCTCTTCCCATCGTCTTCCCGGTCCACCCGAGGACGGAGAAGAGGATCCAGGAACTCGGCATCGGGACCGACGGGTTGAACCTGACCAAACCCTTCGGGTTCCTCGAGTTCCTCCAGCTGGAGTCGCAGGCGAAGGTCG encodes:
- the wecB gene encoding non-hydrolyzing UDP-N-acetylglucosamine 2-epimerase; amino-acid sequence: MIGIVLGTRPEIIKMSPVIRECERRGIDYFILHSGQHYSYEMDRVFFEELDLPEPNYSLDVGSGTHAAQTATIMTGVEDVLVKESPEIVLVQGDTNTVMAAAVAASKLQIRVGHIEAGLRSFNRRMPEEINRVLTDHISDYLFAPTETARGNLLAEGIPERKICVTGNTVVDAVYQNLDISRRKVDVLRDLDLAPREYFLVTAHRQENVDNRARLKEILKGLDRVQKEFSLPIVFPVHPRTEKRIQELGIGTDGLNLTKPFGFLEFLQLESQAKVVLTDSGGVQEETCVLGVPCATMRYDTERPETLEIGSNILVGADSRRILEGVRSATAWKSGWQNPYGDGIAGKMIIMVCAAARPQ